In the genome of Nymphaea colorata isolate Beijing-Zhang1983 chromosome 9, ASM883128v2, whole genome shotgun sequence, one region contains:
- the LOC116260833 gene encoding U-box domain-containing protein 13-like, whose protein sequence is MADQEDGGQDLPQIPADPQAAGPQIPQAVEDPGTSLCGLLSEISGSGDFRFPVKKESANLSRRLTLLSPFFEELKEAGPTVSGNAAALLSSLADALKAAKRLLHTCRSAGKIWLVMEAKQVADEFHEVTSQLVHALGCLPFDQLEISDEVREQVELVHAQLRRAKDRSYSFPDEELLLDLQTTLSDSEDNVEMLKRVAQKLQLTNVNEIEQEFQALQVAVTENSNSDRTGDYNVEQMVNILERLKKFVVSDDHPKDEVVGAKNEPVDEKKPESLVIPDDFRCPISLELMRDPVIVATGQTYERSCIQRWIDSGHKTCPKTQQTLPHLVLTPNYVLRSLISHWCETNGIEQPKKSGSSKSKKSGGLAQEVPADRVAIDALVWKLSNGTPEEQRFATGELRMLSKRNTDNRVCIAEAGAIPILVKLLSTNDKKTQEHAVTAILNLSIYDNNKGAIVMAGAIPDVVEVLKSGSMESRENAAATLFSLSLVDENKITIGASGAISALVELLQEGRPRGKKDAATALFNLCIYQGNKARAVRAGILAPLMELLVDPSSGMVDEALAILAVLASHHEGKIAIGKANAIPLLVDLIRSGLPRNKENAAAILLSLCKKDVEHLFTVQRLGAFVPLTELVKNGTERAKRKAASLLEHLSKLDQLQSSKQ, encoded by the exons ATGGCTGATCAGGAGGACGGCGGCCAGGATCTCCCTCAGATCCCAGCCGATCCCCAGGCCGCCGGCCCTCAGATCCCGCAAGCTGTGGAAGACCCCGGGACTTCTCTGTGCGGTCTCCTCTCGGAGATCTCTGGCTCCGGCGACTTCAGGTTCCCAGTGAAGAAGGAAAGTGCAAACCTCTCCCGGCGGCTCACACTGCTCTCTCCATTTTTCGAGGAGCTCAAGGAAGCGGGACCAACCGTCTCCGGCAATGCTGCCGCCTTGCTCTCTTCCCTCGCCGACGCCCTCAAGGCAGCCAAGCGTCTCCTTCATACCTGCCGCTCCGCCGGAAAGATCTGGCTG GTTATGGAGGCAAAACAGGTTGCTGATGAGTTTCATGAGGTAACGTCTCAGTTAGTTCATGCTCTTGGATGCTTGCCATTCGATCAGCTTGAAATATCTGATGAAGTTAGAGAACAG GTGGAGCTTGTTCATGCACAACTAAGAAGAGCCAAAGATAGGAGCTATAGTTTCCCAGACGAAgaacttcttcttgatcttcaGACCACGTTAAGTGACTCTGAAGATAATGTCGAGATGCTCAAGAGGGTTGCACAAAAGTTACAGCTtacaaatgtaaatgaaattgAGCAGGAGTTTCAAGCTTTGCAGGTTGCTGTCACGGAGAATTCCAATAGTGACAGGACGGGGGATTATAATGTGGAACAAATGGTAAATATATTGGAGAGATTAAAGAAATTTGTTGTTTCAGATGACCATCCTAAAGATGAAGTTGTTGGTGCAAAGAATGAACCTGTGGATGAGAAGAAACCAGAATCTCTGGTTATACCAGATGACTTCCGTTGTCCTATATCTCTGGAGTTGATGAGGGACCCCGTAATTGTTGCCACTGGGCAG ACTTACGAGAGGTCTTGCATCCAGAGATGGATTGACTCGGGCCACAAAACTTGCCCGAAGACTCAACAGACTCTACCTCACTTAGTGTTGACTCCAAACTATGTCTTGAGAAGCTTGATATCACACTGGTGCGAAACAAATGGAATTGAGCAGCCTAAGAAATCTGGCAGTAGCAAGTCAAAGAAATCCGGTGGGCTTGCACAGGAAGTGCCAGCAGACAGGGTTGCAATTGATGCTCTGGTCTGGAAGTTGTCTAATGGTACCCCAGAGGAACAAAGATTTGCCACGGGTGAATTACGCATGCTGTCAAAGAGGAACACAGATAACAGGGTGTGCATTGCCGAGGCTGGTGCCATCCCAATTCTTGTTAAACTGTTATCTACGAATGACAAGAAAACTCAAGAGCATGCTGTCACGGCAATTTTGAATCTCTCCATCTATGACAACAACAAAGGAGCAATAGTGATGGCAGGGGCAATTCCTGACGTGGTTGAGGTTCTCAAGTCAGGCAGCATGGAGTCCCGAGAAAATGCAGCGGCAACACTTTTCAGCCTGTCACTTGTTGATGAAAACAAGATAACCATAGGAGCATCGGGAGCAATATCTGCACTCGTTGAATTGCTCCAAGAAGGTAGACCGCGAGGTAAGAAAGATGCAGCAACTGCGCTCTTCAACCTATGCATCTACCAAGGCAACAAAGCCAGGGCAGTGAGAGCTGGCATTTTAGCACCACTGATGGAGCTGCTTGTGGATCCCAGCAGTGGTATGGTGGATGAAGCTCTTGCAATACTTGCCGTTCTTGCGAGCCACCATGAGGGTAAAATAGCTATTGGCAAAGCCAATGCAATACCGCTCTTGGTGGACCTGATTCGGAGTGGGCTTCCACGTAACAAGGAGAATGCTGCTGCCATTCTTCTTTCCTTGTGCAAGAAGGACGTGGAACATCTTTTCACTGTGCAGAGACTGGGTGCTTTTGTACCACTGACCGAGCTGGTTAAGAATGGCACAGAGAGAGCAAAGCGCAAGGCAGCTTCTCTGCTAGAGCATTTGAGTAAGCTGGACCAACTGCAGTCCAGCAAGCAATGA